Genomic segment of Chionomys nivalis chromosome 17, mChiNiv1.1, whole genome shotgun sequence:
ctgtgagttcaaggccagcctggtctacaagagctagtgccaggacaggttccaaagctacagagaaaccctgtctcgaaaaactaaaaaaataaaataaaataaacctgggtcctttgcaagaacagcaagcactctaaaatgttgtgccatctctccagtctctttttgctttgttttgttgagacaggatcttactttgTGGgttaggctggcctccaactcacagtaatcctcctgcctcagcctcctggcttTCCAGGGTAGTATTAAAACAACAAATtaacaacagaagaaaatgctTGAGCAGTTGACTCTGCAGAAGAAATAGTCAACTAAACATGCTCACACCCAGACTGAAAAACAGGCATTTTTAGCAGAGATGGATGGAAACTATATTTTGCATGTTAGGCATAATTGTAAAGAGAATTACTAAATGTTGaatacaataaaaagtaaaaaaccacCACTGGAATTGGAATTGGCAAAACAAACAGCTCATTTTGAAAGTACAAACTAATTCTCTTGCCAAATTACTTGCAATTTTCCAGAAAATTTTTGTCTTCCTTCAGGGTGGATGAAAATTCACAATTCAGCTCAATGTCACCCTCTAGTGGTGAAATGGATTTCCAGCACATTCCCCCTCAAACTGCTGACGTTAGAGGTCAGGAGACCCGAGACCCTAACAATGGAAACAAACGAACAGTGGAAAattgaaatgtaaattaaaagctTTATTGAATAAAAAAGTTTTAGGCTAAAGAAGACTATAAGGAAGCATTATTTAACATCTCCACAAATGCCCAAAGGCCTCTACCTTAAAAACACCCCCCATACATGATTCGTGATATCAGCCACATTTAACAAATGTACCCTGTACTCACTTAGAATGTTCTAAAGCCTTAATGCCAGAGAAAACCCCCTGGGCTGGTTTTTGCCAACTCGAGAAACAGAATGAGTGGTCTGGGGATCTCAGTCTGTGGGGTCTGTTGTTGTGAGCAGTCACCCCCGGCAGGCGGCCCTGGTTGTACACAAAAGCAAGCTGAGTAAGACGGTCCTGCTTCCAGCTTCCTGCCCGGTTTCCTCTGAGAACCACAGACTACGACCTGTATGAGGAAATGAACTTCCTCCTGTCGGTGGCTTTCAGCCCTGTCTTCTAGCACACCAGAGACTCAAGCTAGGCTACCATCCAAGAAGAAAGACCTAAAACTGATTTAATCTAACCCTGGAAATATTATCTGCCATAAAAATCAATACCTCGGAGCTGATAGGCATTAGGAGGTCTGAGCTCAGGCTGTCCCTCCTGTTATCCCTCCTGGAGTTGTCTTCACTGTGTTCTACAGGAGCACGGTGAACACTAATCCAAAGGTATTATAAAAACATTTCAGCTTCCAGTAAAGTGTACGAAGCCACCAAAAAGAGGAGGCAATCACCTAGAGATCAGATAAACCCACTGGCAAATGCTACAGTCTGGGTACAGTTGGGTTTCTCCAAGCACTAAACCATATAGGCTGGTCTTTGTCTCCAAGTTATTTCGGAAGGGTGGCttatcttttttaattgtttattatttttgatggGTGTGTGTGCCACAGGGCACATTTGTCAGATGATAACTTTGTGACGCCTGCTTGCtcacctttatgtgggtgctgCGGATCGAACTCAGGTGGCCAGGTTTgtgtagcaagcacctttagtcagtgagccatctcactgggccaCAGGTGGCTGTATAATACCTCAGTAATCAAAAATGCAGAGAGCAGGATGCAAAGCGATAGTTTCCCATATCTACCAGAGGGAGAAAATCCGtaaaaaattttttgaaagacTAAATACTTGATTTAACATTGAGTACTAAAAAAGGAAATTGGTAAAAATATCTACACTTGCCCTTTATACTAAAGTGCTTCTGGTCATGATATGTAGGCACCTAAAtctgttctgtttgtttccaATTCCACAATGGTTTTATTTGTATTGTGAAATGTGTCTCTGTCTAGACATTTTAATATTGACTTTTGGGAATGCAGTGGGCGCTGGCTGCATTACCCAGAGAATCCCCGCTTGGCCCTTATGCATTCTTCGCTGCTAAAAatggagtttctttcttttctttctctctctcgttctttttttttcttcctttttgagtttttgagatgggttttctctgtgcagctctggttgtcttagaacttctttgtagatcaggctggctttgaactcagagatctgctgccttgcctgagtgctgggattaaaggtgtctaccaccatgccaggcttaaAATGGAGTTTCAATAATGCACTTAGAATTGATTCTCTTTGCTTGTGTTCTGTTTTGGTAGCAGGAATTTCTTTCCCAAGTGGCTCCCATATAGATGACAGTTGGCGCCAGGCTGCCTGTCTCTGCGCACCACTTGATAAAGGGAAGAGAGACTAGCACTgtgggagtttaaggccagcaccACGGCATTCTGTTATTCTTCATCCTCATCCTCGTCGTAGTACCGATTTCTCTTTATCTGTTCCTCCACAGACAGCTCTCTGACCACTTCCCCCTCCCAGAACCCAACATCTTGAGATTTTTGATTCTGGGTAGTGAATTCTTTAGTAGGAGTGGTGTCCACAAAGCGGGACCAACTTGGAGACTTGGGTTCTAGTGGTGATTGCTGCGTGAGGTCATTGCTATCATCTTCATCTATGTTTGCTCCgttttctatgaaattctcaCTCTCCAGCTCAACACCATGAATGTCCTTACTCCTCACCGCTTCCTCCCTGGCGGAATCCCTGCTCTGGCGGCGTGCCTTGTCCACATTTCCATTCTGCCCAGGGCCTTCGGCACTTTCCATACGTTTCCTTTCCGTTACTAACCCTCCTCCAAACTCCTCATTCTGCTCCGACATGCTCCAGCTTTTCCCGAGAGACGACGTCTTGGGGCTCTTGACCGAAGAGGTTCGGAATGAGGCTGCTACAGTGAATGGCCGGCTCCGCTCCTTCAGCGAGGAAGAGCGCCTCAGCTTCTTCAGGTCCAGGTCTACGTCCTCGGGAGCCTCTGCCTTGCCAGTTTCCTCCTCAGGAGGCCACTTGGGCTTAGAGACTTTGAACCCTTCCTCCATGGTACTTCCTGAACTGCCAAGCTCAGCTGGGGGTGGCCAGGCGATCTTCAGTTTCTTGGTCTCTGCTGGCttatcttccttctccctctgaaAGGAAGCCTTGGCTTCCATACTTGCAGCTAGGACACCCACCTTAGCGATGGGGGCATCTTCTACCCCAGGGCTATGGGGGGTCTCCCCTGCATTTGGAGGCTGGGCTGGTCTCTCTGTGgtttcttcattttcactttTGCTTGCCCAAAGAGCCTTATGCGGTCTGTGCCCAAAGCCTTCATCATAATTGCCTTTAGACTTGAAGAGCTGGTTGAAGTGAGGCTTGCAGTAGATTCTTCCATGTAAAGAGGCATACGTCCCTAGACTGTCGTCAAAAGAGAAGACACAAAGTCAGTGAGTCTTCTTTACACTCTCATTTATATCAGCAGGCTTCCACCTAAGACGGTGAGAAAGTCTCCTGTCCCACTGTggggtaggtgctgggaacataCAGGGTCTTGTACATAGCAGGTAAACACTGTATTAACTGAGCTCTATCTCCGGTCCCAGGAAACTATCTTTAAAAGAACATAAATGCCCTATCATAATACCTtactctctctcccctccaggttagccttgaactcaagagatccgcctgcctctacccccaGTCCACGggattgggattaaagacgcATGCCACCAATGCCCAGGATACTTTATCTTCTTTTAagagcttttctttctccttttcttttttttttctggggaggGCCTGAACGCACAGCgtgacccagactggccttgaacttgaaattcttCTGATTCAGGAGGGGCACTGTCTGTTTTTATGGTCACTCCCTCGGTCAAACCTTCACTGGTTTCTCTCCTTACTGATATGCAATTCCTCATTTCTAAATGATTTCATTCTCTATCAAAATGTTTAACAATTACTTCTGTGAGTCTTCCCTAGGTAATCCCGCTTGGCTCTGATCAGCCATAGATTACagtgtttgggggctggagagatggctcagtggttaagagcattgcctgctcttccaaaggtcctgagttcaattcccagcaaccacatggtggctcacaaccatctgtaataaggtctggtgccctcttctggccttcggcatacacacagatagactattgtatacataataaataataaataaatactttaaaaaaaaagattacagtgTTTGTAACCTGTAACTCCTATCTTTTTCTTCCTAGTTTCTCATTTTGCTAACCTTAAAAGCACAACTCTGTAAGGAGGGATACAATGTGCTGAAATACTTAGCACTTAGTGTCTAATCCTGACTGGATAAAAGCAAGTCATGGCCTATAGGagaagcactcaggagatagataTGCCTTAcccgttttatttttttattttatttatttatttattttttttttggtttttcaagacagggtttctctatgtagctttgaagtctgtcctggaactctgtagctcaggctggccttgacttgaactcacagagatccttgtctctgcctcctgagtgctgggattaaaggcaagcactaccactgcccagcctcaacttttttttttttttttttaagatagactCTCACAGCCGGGCAGTAgtgaagcatgcctttaatcccatggtttgggaggcaggaacaggcagatttctgtgaattggagaccagcctggtcacagagcaagttccagaacaggtttcaaaactacagagaaaccttgaaaactaaaacaactagaatctcactatgtagaccaggctagacttgaagccacagagctccatctgcctctgttctcgagtgctggaactaaaggtgtgtgccaccatgctcagcccaCTGTAATGGCTTTTAAAGGATCATAACGGGGGTTGGAGTGATGGCTGAAGAGGttaagcactgcctgctcttccagaggacccagctcccacatggcaggttgcaaccatctgtaactccagttccaggggatctgatgccctgtcTAGCTTATACAGACACTAGGCATTCATGTGGTGCAGACATACCTGCAGGTAAaacactaatatgtatataaaaaaaattaaagggtgATAGCAATGACAGCATTCCCCCAAAAGAGATACATGTTttgctgaaaaaaattaattcaaagatGGTCGGTGGTAGAGTATACCTTtaagccagcactcaggaggcagaagcacatggatctctgagtttgaggcaagcctggtctacagagtgagcttcaggacagccaaggctatacagagaaaccctgtcttgaaaaaccaataaacaaatacataaattttaaaaattaattcaatggGCAGAGAAAGAACTAGAGTGGAGATCCCAGAGGCAGATCTTGATGCAGTATACGGAGCATTATCTAGATAGAGCTACCACTGGCTCCAGCGGCAGTGAGCTACAAAATCCcataggtggggctggagagatggctcagaggttaagagcactggctcctcttccagaggacttgaattctattcccagcaaccatatggcgGCTTGCAACCATCTAAAATAAGACCTAAtgtctcttctggcctgtaggtgtacatgcaggcagaacactatatacaaaataaataaatcttaaaacaaacataAGAACCGTGTAGATGCCAGAACATCTTTCAAAAGTGTTCTAGGATACTTGtttgggaaggaaagatggagaaagCAACATTTTGGACATTTCCTTTCTGAAACTatgcaatttaaaattaatatgctGAGCAGtgatggtgcttgcctttaatcccagcactcaggaggcagaggcaggtggattgcatgagttacagagaaactgtgtttcgaaaaaccaaaaaacaaaaaaagtaatatGAAATTATTTCCCCATATTGACAGTTTTGCTTTAGGGCCCTTCCCCTACCTTTCTTCACtgtgaggattgaacccaggagcTTACCACTGGGCTATACCCTCGGCCTTCTTTTTCactctttgttttgagacatggtttcactaAGTTGTCCGGGCAGGCCATGAGCTTGAGGCCTTCCTGCCTCAACATCCCACAGTAGCTGGGATTCCAAGTCCATGCCATGCCTTAGGATTTAAGGTTATGATTCAAAGGCACCACA
This window contains:
- the Lima1 gene encoding LIM domain and actin-binding protein 1 isoform X2, translated to MENFLGDSRHEVEKSEMNENTEASGKIEKYNVPLNRLKMMFEKGEHTQNKSLWTQSRNASGRISENSYSHDDLEIGPGHLSSSTFNSEKNENKRGLELPRLSETSIKDRMAKYQAAVSKQSRPAGNELKASGGEIKTKLEQKENVPPGPEVCISHQEGKKVSATENSLMAHCSPAEDDACASQVKSEAPQPMHPEPLSPDGRTSSLSESSPSKTVKKFQAPARETCVECQKTVYPMERLLANRQVFHISCFRCSYCNNKLSLGTYASLHGRIYCKPHFNQLFKSKGNYDEGFGHRPHKALWASKSENEETTERPAQPPNAGETPHSPGVEDAPIAKVGVLAASMEAKASFQREKEDKPAETKKLKIAWPPPAELGSSGSTMEEGFKVSKPKWPPEEETGKAEAPEDVDLDLKKLRRSSSLKERSRPFTVAASFRTSSVKSPKTSSLGKSWSMSEQNEEFGGGLVTERKRMESAEGPGQNGNVDKARRQSRDSAREEAVRSKDIHGVELESENFIENGANIDEDDSNDLTQQSPLEPKSPSWSRFVDTTPTKEFTTQNQKSQDVGFWEGEVVRELSVEEQIKRNRYYDEDEDEE